From Aspergillus chevalieri M1 DNA, chromosome 4, nearly complete sequence, a single genomic window includes:
- a CDS encoding uncharacterized protein (COG:S;~EggNog:ENOG410QE4N;~InterPro:IPR035445,IPR003169;~PFAM:PF02213;~go_function: GO:0005515 - protein binding [Evidence IEA]) yields MPTPLPSSFASAAAGNVHDPNKRGDGTAAGEWSRTRMNGATQTFRRPSVATNPSQNRDTSQTTTSASTPTVGAYVPPHISSNPQSSGLRNGMATGETRYSKEQLLELYKSQRESGSLAKNVTDYFVADWDPHVETPSMNGAWGKREDQKDPPNGPEICWDHGGQVEPLALMTMTDEEKELFSASVNSPLKPPPSNAPKDNQVASTGGRKSSVSYNQNFNTSSPGSARPGPRRRETGDSAGNPMSPTPGGSRFFRDETNTSTPPPSLLRRKTDFRENSSRLDERDSKEGESASPFNSLKRSSTNPLSAGLSGPSSPWASASQSANFSPMGAFGAFSLGPAQSAQTPTTEKKGFGSLRGESRLKGLFSKDSSEDIGASVREKPSFSSLERLPETEGDKGAQSPWGETVRTRAGRSETNPFSDEPRSGSAALGGSQDLEPASQADPLGFSAFGMTSSVPGFRELIQSHENSRNPTPSLLQGHEPSSPTNTNPYQSPHGDRRGDVEDIETDGSDIQASQHPGLSGFRDSSNPFGSIRRVGSGIDLPSIDRSQTSSVAGNRSFSNLGGLGGLPTLGGTSGWPSNPAVGTPTRERSAFASGFGDPIFGSMGGELQSPSLSTLGGSGLFSPHAGISGTSSLGRSSKLGSLFPAAMQDQMQGDQGEDGQQVDKAGQTNVPTSTSASQTPVSAVGSIPLASQEAPQPSQTPGQSASNPSSVPPAQQRTMVMPDRMRWIYRDPQGNIQGPWTGLEMHDWFKAGFFSPDLQIKKLEDPEFEPLAQLVRRIGNSREPFLVPQIGIPHGPDPNATPWAAPSGTAQPPFPGSFPSFGTTLTAEQQNALERRKQEEQYLMARQKEHLAQQQALMKQMQIQGLPHGVPQPLQHHSSAHSLHSQPSIGSLTSPIGFQPSPIQAPMQQQPQNAPGFFGQNILPNLGPQMLGTDLVNSQDQLPALLDRLNVSRPDPFAFGSPAFAARQPENLLHQQQVASMLQDRTQLQQEQEQFDSAQGDSLFDQQAREERLRQFHSLRSQEGEFGMRTAEGLPTHPTTQQNESEQDEPSQEIPAAEPQASEATTATTTTATTTTTTTQEPLTLSQQVQKAASAQKQQLEEEQKMQEEEQSQHEQEEQHAPRESVWNKNDSGLPRPFPPPPSASPLPAPAAQRNRQNVAESLAANSRSQTQTPVEPPTTSIAPWAKDANELPKGPSLKEIQEAEARSAAQREEMAAAARRAQLLAEQERISQAAQAQSPGLPSTANWASAGSPATPTSTTSVWNNKGQTAPTGAKKTLAQIQKEEEARKQRMANAAATASAQTAAASPPAAAGVGKRYADLASKTPAPAQTVSVGTGAWTTVGAGGKVKAPPAPTPAAPSPVAAKPKPAVAPSPRTISVNTAPTASPPNPNRALEEFTKWAKLALGKGLNSNINVDDFVQQLLFLPAEAEIISDSVYANSPTLDGRRFAEEFIRRRKLADKGIVDPVSASAYADQKNGGGWSEVAKKGSSSSSSHVNKEEESPNAAFKVVAPRKKGKR; encoded by the exons ATGCCCACGCCACTCCCTTCGAGTTTTGCTTCCGCCGCCGCTGGCAACGTCCACGACCCTAACAAACGAGGCGATGGAACTGCTGCTGGTGAATG GTCTCGGACTCGCATGAATGGAGCAACACAAACTTTCCGCCGTCCTTCAGTTGCTACAAACCCTTCTCAAAACCGGGATACCAGCCAAACCACCACTTCCGCTTCGACCCCAACTGTTGGTGCTTACGTTCCTCCACACATATCGTCGAATCCACAATCCAGTGGGCTACGCAACGGAATGGCCACTGGCGAGACTCGCTACTCCAAAGAGCAACTTCTCGAACTCTACAAATCCCAGCGGGAATCCGGTTCCTTGGCAAAGAACGTGACAGATTATTTTGTGGCCGACTGGGACCCCCATGTTGAGACGCCCAGCATGAACGGGGCCTGGGGAAAACGGGAGGACCAGAAGGACCCTCCGAACGGGCCCGAAATATGTTGGGATCATGGTGGACAGGTCGAACCGTTGGCGTTAATGACTATGACGGATGAGGAGAAAGAG TTATTCTCCGCGTCGGTTAACTCTCCCTTGAAGCCCCCGCCGTCGAACGCCCCCAAAGATAACCAGGTTGCCAGTACGGGTGGACGCAAATCGTCGGTCTCCTATAACCAGAACTTCAACACCTCTTCTCCAGGTTCTGCTCGACCAGGTCCCAGGAGAAGGGAGACTGGTGATTCTGCCGGTAATCCTATGTCCCCAACGCCCGGTGGTTCGCGCTTTTTCCGTGACGAGACCAACACCTCGACCCCGCCACCCTCTCTTCTACGCCGGAAAACCGATTTTCGAGAAAACAGTTCTAGGTTGGACGAGAGGGACAGCAAGGAAGGCGAGTCTGCCTCTCCTTTCAACTCATTGAAGCGCAGTTCCACCAATCCTTTGAGTGCGGGGCTCAGTGGGCCAAGCTCCCCGTGGGCGTCTGCGTCACAGAGTGCCAACTTTTCCCCAATGGGAGCATTTGGTGCTTTCTCTTTGGGCCCAGCACAATCAGCTCAGACCCCCACCACCGAGAAGAAAGGATTTGGTAGTCTGCGCGGTGAAAGTCGTTTGAAGGGCCTGTTCTCCAAGGACAGTTCGGAAGACATTGGAGCGTCTGTTAGAGAGAAACCGTCATTCAGTAGCTTGGAACGTCTGCCGGAAACCGAGGGGGACAAGGGTGCGCAGTCGCCTTGGGGGGAGACGGTCAGAACTCGTGCTGGCCGAAGCGAGACGAATCCGTTCTCCGATGAGCCTCGCAGTGGAAGTGCAGCGTTGGGTGGATCACAGGATCTGGAACCGGCTTCCCAGGCTGATCCTCTGGGATTTTCGGCTTTCGGAATGACCTCGAGTGTCCCCGGTTTTCGAGAACTGATACAGAGCCACGAGAATTCCCGTAACCCGACTCCCAGTCTTCTGCAAGGCCACGAACCGAGCAGCCCAACCAATACGAACCCGTACCAGAGCCCTCATGGCGATCGTCGAGGAGACGTGGAGGATATTGAGACGGATGGATCTGATATCCAGGCTTCTCAGCACCCTGGTCTTAGTGGATTTCGTGATTCGTCGAATCCGTTTGGCTCCATTCGTCGTGTGGGCTCGGGAATTGACCTACCCTCGATTGACCGCAGCCAGACGTCCAGTGTGGCGGGTAACCGAAGCTTCTCCAATCTAGGCGGTTTGGGTGGTCTTCCTACACTGGGTGGGACCTCCGGATGGCCTTCTAACCCGGCAGTTGGGACGCCTACGAGGGAGCGGTCTGCTTTCGCAAGCGGTTTTGGTGATCCTATTTTCGGCTCGATGGGCGGGGAGCTCCAGTCGCCCAGCCTGTCGACCTTGGGAGGCAGTGGTCTCTTCAGCCCGCATGCTGGAATCTCCGGTACAAGCAGTCTAGGCCGCTCCAGCAAGCTTGGATCCTTGTTCCCTGCGGCGATGCAGGACCAAATGCAGGGAGACCAGGGAGAGGATGGTCAGCAAGTCGATAAGGCCGGCCAAACCAACGTGCCCACTAGCACCTCGGCTTCCCAGACCCCAGTCTCCGCTGTTGGTTCGATTCCGTTGGCATCTCAAGAGGCGCCTCAGCCAAGCCAGACTCCCGGACAATCAGCCAGCAACCCCAGCTCGGTTCCCCCGGCTCAGCAGCGGACCATGGTCATGCCGGATCGTATGCGCTGGATTTACCGTGACCCGCAGGGCAACATTCAGGGTCCTTGGACTGGCCTGGAAATGCACGACTGGTTCAAGGCCGGATTTTTCAGCCCCGACTTGCAGATCAAGAAGCTTGAAGACCCGGAATTCGAGCCGTTGGCGCAGCTGGTGCGTCGCATTGGGAACTCGCGCGAACCGTTCCTGGTGCCCCAGATCGGTATTCCCCACGGACCTGATCCTAACGCTACTCCGTGGGCCGCTCCATCCGGCACTGCTCAACCACCTTTCCCCGGTAGTTTCCCAAGCTTTGGAACTACTTTAACCGCTGAGCAGCAGAATGCTCTGGAACGCAGGAAGCAGGAAGAGCAATATCTGATGGCCCGACAAAAGGAGCATCTCGCGCAGCAGCAGGCCTTGATGAAACAGATGCAGATTCAAGGCCTCCCCCATGGCGTGCCTCAGCCACTTCAACATCACTCGAGTGCTCACAGCCTTCACAGTCAGCCTAGTATTGGAAGCCTCACTTCGCCGATTGGCTTCCAGCCGTCGCCTATCCAGGCTCCTATGCAGCAACAGCCTCAGAATGCCCCCGGATTCTTTGGACAGAATATACTACCCAATCTTGGCCCGCAAATGCTTGGCACTGACTTGGTCAACAGCCAGGATCAGCTCCCGGCTCTTCTGGACCGATTGAACGTGAGCCGACCTGATCCGTTTGCGTTTGGAAGCCCAGCATTCGCTGCACGTCAGCCAGAGAACCTGTTGCACCAGCAGCAAGTCGCAAGCATGCTCCAAGATCGGACTCAGTtgcagcaggagcaggaacAATTTGACAGTGCGCAGGGTGACAGCTTGTTCGACCAGCAGGCTCGCGAGGAGCGACTCCGTCAATTCCACTCTTTGAGATCGCAGGAGGGTGAATTCGGCATGCGAACTGCGGAAGGCCTCCCCACTCACCCCACCACCCAGCAGAATGAGTCTGAACAGGATGAACCTTCCCAGGAAATCCCCGCCGCGGAGCCCCAGGCCAGTGAGGCTACTACGGCTACTACGACTACTGCTACCACGACTACCACGACTACTCAGGAGCCTCTCACACTTTCTCAACAGGTTCAGAAGGCTGCGTCTGCCCAGAAACAACAGCTAGAGGAAGAGCAGAAGATGCAGGAAGAGGAGCAGAGCCAGCATGAGCAGGAGGAACAACATGCTCCTCGCGAATCCGTATGGAACAAGAACGATAGCGGCTTGCCTCGTCCATTCCCTCCCCCTCCGTCTGCCTCGCCTCTCCCGGCCCCTGCTGCTCAACGTAACCGCCAGAATGTTGCTGAATCTCTGGCTGCCAACTCGCGTTCTCAGACCCAGACTCCCGTGGAGCCTCCGACTACTTCCATTGCTCCATGGGCCAAGGATGCCAACGAGCTACCCAAGGGTCCTTCTTTGAAGGAGATTCAGGAGGCCGAGGCTCGCAGCGCTGCCCAGAGAGAAGAGATGGCGGCTGCCGCTCGTCGCGCTCAACTGCTCGCAGAGCAAGAACGTATCAGCCAGGCTGCCCAGGCTCAGAGCCCCGGCTTGCCGTCGACTGCCAACTGGGCCAGTGCCGGATCCCCTGCAACCCCGACCTCGACTACTTCTGTGTGGAACAACAAGGGCCAGACTGCTCCCACTGGTGCCAAGAAGACTCTCGCTCAGAtccagaaggaagaggaagcccGTAAGCAGCGCATGGCTAACGCTGCCGCTACCGCTTCTGCGCAGACTGCAGCTGCCAGCCCCCCTGCTGCGGCCGGTGTTGGAAAGCGATATGCGGATCTCGCCAGCAAGACCCCAGCTCCTGCTCAGACGGTCTCCGTGGGCACGGGTGCATGGACCACGGTCGGTGCTGGTGGCAAGGTCAAGGCACCACCTGCCCCGACCCCTGCTGCCCCCAGTCCCGTGGCGGCAAAGCCCAAGCCAGCTGTCGCACCGTCTCCTCGGACCATTAGTGTGAACACTGCACCTACTGCCTCCCCTCCGAATCCGAACCGTGCTCTGGAGGAGTTCACCAAGTGGGCTAAGTTGGCCCTGGGCAAGGGCTTGAACAGCAACATCAATG TCGACGACTTTGTTCAGCAACTGCTGTTTTTGCCCGCAGAGGCAGAGATCATCTCGGACTCGGTTTACGCCAACTCTCCTACTCTGGACGGCCGTCGTTTCGCCGAGGAATTCATTCGACGTCGCAAGCTTGCGGACAAGGGTATTGTCGACCCTGTGTCAGCCAGTGCCTACGCTGATCAGAAGAACGGTGGTGGCTGGAGCGAGGTGGCTAAGAAGggatcgtcgtcgtcgtcgtcgcacGTGAacaaggaggaggagagccCCAACGCGGCGTTCAAGGTAGTTGCTCCTCGCAAGAAGGGCAAGAGGTAA
- a CDS encoding putative alcohol dehydrogenase (COG:C;~EggNog:ENOG410PHMT;~InterPro:IPR013154,IPR013149,IPR036291,IPR011032, IPR020843;~PFAM:PF00107,PF08240,PF13602;~TransMembrane:1 (i180-200o);~go_function: GO:0016491 - oxidoreductase activity [Evidence IEA];~go_process: GO:0055114 - oxidation-reduction process [Evidence IEA]), producing MSKAIFISTIDGKPGKPGQVYYPLSLQNLPKPTPQGREVLVKMTAASLNHRDVFLRQHLYPGITFDVPMGADGVGTVVATGPEVSNPNQWQGKRVILNPGTGWKDSPDGPEDPQGYKILGGTKTYRNGTMQDYVVIEESELEEAPEHLSDAEAAALPLTGLTGWRALVSKAGERNSGKGAAVLITGIGGGVALMVLRFAVARGADVYVTSSSEEKIQKAVELGAKGGVNYKEEAWEKKLLGMLPAGKTSFDAIIDGAGGDAVEKGAKLLKAGGVISIYGMTISPKMPFLMQAVLKNIDVRGSTMGSRKEFTEMIEFVKANKIYPVVSRVQQSELDDIAALDSLFEDMKQGKQFGKLVIEFGKSGSDSKL from the exons ATGTCCAAAGCAATCTTCATCTCCACCATTGATGGTAAGCCTGGCAAGCCGGGCCAAGTCTACtaccccctctccctccaaaACCTCCCCAAACCAACCCCGCAGGGTCGGGAGGTCCTTGTGAAGATGACCGCCGCATCGCTAAATCACCGCGACGTTTTCCTTCGCCAACATCTCTACCCTGGTATAACCTTCGACGTCCCAATGGGCGCAGACGGTGTGGGAACCGTGGTCGCGACAGGCCCCGAGGTGTCGAACCCCAACCAATGGCAAGGAAAGCGGGTCATCTTGAACCCAGGGACGGGATGGAAGGATTCTCCTGATGGCCCGGAGGATCCGCAGGGATATAAAATCCTGGGAGGGACTAAGACCTATCGTAATGGGACAATGCAGGATTATGTTGTTATTGAAGAGTCGGAGCTTGAAGAAGCACCGGAGCATTTGTCGGATGCGGAGGCGGCTGCCCTGCCATTGACGGGGTTGACGGGATGGAGAGCACTTGTGAGCAAGGCTGGAGAGAGGAACTCGGGCAAGGGCGCTGCGGTGTTGATCACTGGAatcggtggtggtgttgcACTGATGGTCCTTCGTTTTGCTGTGGCCCGTGGTGCCGATGTTTATGTGACGAGCTCGAGCGAGGAGAAAATTCAGAAGGCTGTTGAATTGGGAGCCAAAGGAGGTGTAAATTATAAGGAGGAGGCATGGGAGAAGAAGCTCTTGGGTATGCTTCCTGCTGGCAAGACTTCTTTTGATGCCATTATCGACGGTGCTGGAGGCGACGCGGTCGAGAAGGGTGCCAAACTGCTCAAG GCTGGTGGTGTTATCTCCATTTACGGAATGACAATCTCTCCCAAGATGCCATTCTTGATGCAGGCCGTCCTGAAGAACATCGACGTTCGTGGTTCAACGATGGGCTCTCGTAAGGAATTCACTGAGATGATCGAGTTCGTCAAAGCAAACAAGATCTATCCGGTGGTTTCGCGTGTGCAGCAAAGTGAGTTGGATGATATCGCGGCTCTTGACTCGTTGTTCGAGGATATGAAACAGGGCAAACAGTTTGGAAAGTTGGTGATCGAATTTGGAAAGTCTGGTTCGGACAGTAAGCTGTAA
- a CDS encoding uncharacterized protein (COG:S;~EggNog:ENOG410Q2BC): MVADLVKLYGPGMSYYLPKTEGSTTNAEDDKKSPDEKYSAALRALYSSNQILEKKMSKLRASTIRLNLDLMKLQRHMSTMQHDFLTTWQADILTLLIEVVFARCHRVLPGGYAVEEIESLDYETLTRVYRTAAKRIQKERLRRNFGLSAKYYFALQKYWEVVEFRSEDPFQTECVFARWLVAEKEKDPGVYEFWGKLFPLCYRRTVEESAAIF, from the exons ATGGTGGCCGACCTCGTTAAACTGTACGGACCAGGCATGTCCTACTACCTCCCGAAGACCGAAGGAAGCACCACGAATGCAGAGGATGACAAGAAATCGCCAGACGAG AAATACTCCGCAGCTCTACGGGCACTCTACAGCAGCAACCAGATCCTCGAGAAGAAGATGTCCAAGTTACGCGCGAGCACAATCCGTCTTAACCTTGATCTTATGAAGCTCCAACGACACATGAGCACCATGCAGCACGACTTTCTCACGACCTGGCAAGCGGATATCCTCACCCTTCTCATCGAGGTTGTGTTCGCGCGGTGTCATCGAGTGCTACCGGGGGGATACGCGGTTGAGGAGATCGAATCGTTGGATTATGAGACGTTGACGAGGGTGTACAGGACTGCGGCGAAGAGGATTCAAAAGGAGAGGCTGCGGAGGAATTTTGGACTGTCAGCGAAGTATTACTTTGCGTTGCAAAAGTACTGGGAG GTTGTCGAGTTTCGAAGTGAGGATCCATTTCAGACGGAGTGTGTGTTTGCTCGGTGGTTGGTcgcggagaaggagaaagatcCTGGTGTATACGAGTTTTGGGGGAAGTTGTTTCCATTGTGCTACAGACGAACGGTCGAGGAAAGTGCTGCTATCTTTTGA
- the medA gene encoding transcriptional regulator medA (COG:K;~EggNog:ENOG410PI13): MSAFQKPPQMALLDYGATRSVHDDAAAYPSYGQTSYVTTPLVPSPMGDQASQVSDCVPYLAGGDYASSYGDASSPMLGGDGSTPMPEVVSYTPQRGGEETTVFVQIQSPYDLHSSTVPITLVFGSKRCECIPHLLGAQGSLSQYAISAQAPPFISTGSHSFAVPLQVVINGQPSTTLQVGVYTYEQVSQSSPSDASQKKRRISSFEDDDVSQPIKRLAGPPISARDSQQDVYPYCESRSTSFSPYLQSIPAVNGFAAPYRPASSPRVNSFQYSNVSATPQSGLRAPSPLMPSWSPSLMSMSSDIRNPAFASSHSLRPPQGHSTSTGSNPTLIRTSTLHQSSGFGQTQSFNPYAMYPTKAVLKLNGDLDTMADNWTQEEHDAKRRLVQFTRAQSGSTIHADFAPVAPEKRAPNSICISCIYWEGKDECFVTSVDTIYLLESLVGVRFTVEEKNRIRRNLEGFRPLTVSKAKADSEEFFKVIMGFPAPKPRNIEKDVKVFPWKILGHALKKIIGKYSASYSSTAAALPTSMVSSYGPGSDSGTDPQNAESPQSVSDTAPSYGPTMVTSAYSSPANIPMTPMTGNSDYRTVLPAVSQPFNSMPAPFSYPPAVCQQQNQYALPTPINRTSSWDYNGYVNNPAPVSAAPSNTCYNYMAPMSYPLTDAPNGA; this comes from the exons ATGTCTGCCTTTCAGAAACCCCCGCAGATGGCCCTTCTAG ATTATGGTGCGACACGATCTGTACATGACGATGCCGCCGCTTATCCCTCGTACGGTCAGACCTCGTATGTGACCACTCCGCTCGTCCCTTCTCCCATGGGGGATCAGGCGAGCCAAGTATCCGACTGCGTGCCATACCTGGCTGGCGGGGACTATGCCAGCTCTTACGGCGATGCCAGCTCCCCCATGCTTGGTGGCGATGGTAGCACCCCGATGCCAGAGGTCGTTTCTTACACCCCTCAGAGAGGCGGCGAAGAGACCACTGTCTTTGTACAGATCCAGTCCCCTTACGACCTTCACTCCTCGACGGTGCCAATCACCTTGGTTTTTGGTTCTAAGAGGTGCGAATGCATTCCCCACCTTCTCGGCGCTCAAGGCTCGTTGTCCCAGTATGCCATCTCCGCTCAAGCCCCGCCCTTCATTTCCACCGGATCTCATTCGTTTGCGGTGCCATTGCAAGTGGTCATCAATGGCCAACCCTCGACCACGCTCCAAGTCGGTGTATACACATACGAACAAGTTTCTCAATCTTCGCCATCGGATGCATCACAGAAGAAGCGAAGAATCTCGTCCTTCGAAGATGACGACGTGTCCCAACCAATCAAGCGCCTTGCAGGACCTCCGATTAGCGCCCGAGACTCACAGCAAGACGTATATCCGTACTGTGAAAGTCGTTCGACATCGTTCTCACCCTATTTACAGAGTATTCCCGCTGTGAACGGCTTCGCGGCGCCTTACCGTCCCGCCTCTTCGCCCAGAGTGAACTCTTTTCAATACTCCAACGTGTCGGCAACACCCCAGTCTGGCCTTCGAGCCCCCTCACCATTGATGCCTTCTTGGAGTCCGTCACTCATGTCGATGTCTAGCGATATCCGGAATCCCGCCTTTGCTTCCAGCCACAGCCTACGTCCACCCCAGGGACATTCCACGTCGACAGGGTCAAACCCCACGCTGATTCGAACTTCGACTTTGCACCAGTCTAGTGGCTTCGGACAAACACAGTCTTTCAACCCGTACGCGATGTACCCGACCAAGGCAGTGCTGAAGTTGAATGGTGACCTTGACACCATGGCGGATAACTGGACCCAAGAGGAACATGATGCGAAGAGACGTCTGGTGCAGTTTACTCGTGCACAGAGCGGCAGCACCATTCACGCCGACTTTGCCCCGGTCGCCCCGGAAAAGCGCGCGCCCAACAGTATTTGCATCAGCTGCATCTACTGGGAGGGCAAGGATGAGTGCTTTGTGACCAGCGTAGACACCATATACCTGCTCGAGTCGCTGGTCGGGGTGCGGTTCACCGTGGAGGAAAAGAACCGAATTCGGAGAAATCTGGAGGGATTCCGACCTCTTACCGTTTCGAAGGCTAAGGCAGACAGTGAAGAATTCTTCAAGGTTATTATGGGCTTCCCGGCACCGAAACCCCGCAATATTGAGAAGGATGTCAAAGTTTTTCCTTGGAAAATTCTTGGCCATGCCTTGAAGAAGATCATCGGAAAATAC TCTGCAAGCTACTCGTCTACTGCCGCAGCTTTACCGACCTCAATGGTGTCAAGTTACGGTCCTGGTTCCGACTCGGGAACGGATCCCCAGAATGCGGAGTCTCCCCAATCCGTCTCCGACACAGCACCCTCTTATGGTCCTACCATGGTCACGTCTGCCTATTCCTCTCCGGCAAACATCCCCATGACGCCCATGACAGGAAATTCCGACTACCGGACTGTTCTTCCGGCCGTCAGCCAGCCGTTCAACTCGATGCCGGCTCCATTCTCGTACCCCCCCGCTGTCTGTCAGCAGCAGAACCAATACGCTCTTCCTACACCCATCAATCGGACTTCCTCGTGGGATTATAACGGATACGTCAATAATCCAGCCCCAGTGAGTGCGGCTCCAAGCAATACTTGCTATAATTATATGGCGCCAATGTCATATCCTTTGACTGATGCGCCAAATGGAGCATAA
- the trpB gene encoding tryptophan synthase TRP5 (BUSCO:EOG09260XOG;~COG:E;~EggNog:ENOG410PFFQ;~InterPro:IPR002028,IPR011060,IPR023026,IPR001926, IPR036052,IPR013785,IPR018204,IPR006654,IPR006653;~PFAM:PF00291,PF00290;~go_function: GO:0003824 - catalytic activity [Evidence IEA];~go_function: GO:0004834 - tryptophan synthase activity [Evidence IEA];~go_process: GO:0000162 - tryptophan biosynthetic process [Evidence IEA];~go_process: GO:0006568 - tryptophan metabolic process [Evidence IEA]) yields the protein MDHIKATFAKCKDEKRAALVSYITAGYPTVEETVDILLGLESGGADVIELGVPFTDPIADGPTIQKANTKALQNGVTVSTVLDIVRAVRSKGLQTPLLLMGYYNPMMRYGEERMLKDCKEAGVNGFIMVDLPPEEAVRFRNICTSYGLSYVPLIAPSTSESRMKLLCNIADSFIYVVSRMGVTGATGQLSSNLDELLARVHNWSGNVPAALGFGVSTREHFLAVQDLTEGVVIGSQIITVLGQAPAGQAAKNAQEYLSSVTGRKLERDPSGAVTKVVNVLEKVEKKPQAISQPTEVVTDADTPAGPGLADQLAALNGTGNPAEQPSRFGEFGGQYVPESLMDCMAELEQGFSDALNDPSFWEEYRSYYPYMGRPSSLHIAPRLTEACGGATIWLKREDLNHTGSHKINNALGQILLARRLGKTRIIAETGAGQHGVATATVCAKFGMACTVYMGAEDVRRQALNVFRMKLLGASVVAVDAGSRTLRDAVNEALRAWVVDLDTTHYIIGSAIGPHPFPTIVRTFQSVIGNETKQQLQEQIGKLPDAVVACVGGGSNAVGMFYPFSKDPSVKLLGVEAGGDGVETARHSATLSGGSKGVLHGVRTYVLQDEHGQISETHSISAGLDYPGVGPELSSWKDSERAKFIAATDAEAMTGFRALAVHEGIIPALESSHAVFAAMELAKTMKKGENIVLNLSGRGDKDVQSVADELPRLGPKIGWDLRF from the exons ATGGATCACATCAAGGCGACCTTCGCAAAGTGCAAGGACGAGAAGCGCGCTGCGCTCGTTTCCTACATTACTGCTGGTTATCCAACCGTTGAGGAGACCGTGGATATTCTGCTTGGGTTGGAGagtggtggtgctg ATGTCATCGAACTGGGCGTTCCCTTCACCGATCCCATTGCCGATGGACCAACTATTCAGAAAGCTAACACCAAGGCCCTGCAAAATGGTGTGACCGTTAGCACCGTTCTCGATATCGTTCGCGCAGTGCGCAGCAAGGGTCTGCAGACTCCTTTGCTTCTCATGGGATACTACAACCCGATGATGCGATATGGTGAGGAGCGTATGCTCAAGGATTGTAAGGAGGCTGGTGTCAATGGCTTTATCATGGTCGATCTGCCTCCTGAGGAGGCCGTGAGGTTCAGGAACATCTGTACCAGCTATGG TCTGTCCTACGTCCCGCTCATCGCTCCCTCGACTTCCGAGTCTCGAATGAAACTGTTGTGTAACATTGCCGATTCGTTCATCTACGTGGTGTCGCGAATGGGTGTCACTGGCGCCACTGGTCAGCTCAGCTCGAATCTCGACGAACTTTTGGCTCGCGTTCACAATTGGTCCGGTAACGTGCCTGCTGCACTGGGATTCGGTGTCAGCACTCGTGAGCACTTTTTGGCCGTGCAGGACCTCACGGAAGGAGTCGTTATTGGTAGTCAAATCATCACCGTCTTGGGCCAGGCCCCTGCAGGCCAAGCCGCTAAGAATGCACAGGAGTACCTCTCCAGCGTCACTGGTCGTAAGCTGGAGCGCGATCCCTCGGGTGCTGTGACCAAGGTGGTCAATGTACTTGAGAAGGTGGAGAAGAAACCGCAGGCTATCTCGCAGCCGACGGAGGTCGTCACTGACGCCGACACTCCTGCCGGCCCTGGTTTGGCTGATCAATTGGCCGCCCTTAACGGCACTGGCAACCCTGCTGAGCAACCTTCGCGCTTTGGCGAGTTCGGTGGTCAGTACGTTCCCGAGTCTCTGATGGACTGTATGGCCGAGTTAGAACAGGGCTTCAGCGATGCTCTGAATGACCCGTCGTTCTGGGAGGAATACCGCTCTTATTACCCTTACATGGGCCGACCCAGCAGCCTCCATATCGCCCCTCGTCTTACTGAGGCTTGTGGTGGTGCCACCATCTGGCTCAAGCGCGAGGATCTTAACCACACTGGTAGCCACAAGATCAACAACGCGTTGGGTCAGATTCTCCTTGCCCGCAGACTGGGTAAGACCAGAATCATTGCTGAAACCGGCGCTGGTCAGCATGGTGTTGCTACTGCGACTGTCTGCGCCAAGTTTGGCATGGCATGCACGGTCTACATGGGTGCTGAAGATGTCCGCCGCCAGGCTCTGAACGTGTTCCGCATGAAGCTTTTGGGTGCCTCTGttgttgcagttgatgcTGGTAGCCGTACCCTGCGTGATGCGGTCAACGAGGCGCTTCGTGCGTGGGTTGTTGACTTGGACACCACTCACTACATCATTGGCTCCGCTATCGGACCTCACCCGTTCCCAACCATTGTGCGTACCTTCCAGTCGGTCATCGGTAACGAGACCAAGCAGCAGTTGCAGGAACAGATTGGCAAGCTGCCCGACGCCGTTGTTGCctgtgttggtggtggtagcAACGCTGTTGGTATGTTCTACCCCTTCTCCAAGGACCCCAGCGTCAAGCTGCTGGGTGTCGAGGCTGGTGGAGATGGTGTCGAGACTGCTAGACATTCCGCTACCCTCTCCGGCGGTAGCAAGGGTGTTCTGCACGGTGTCCGCACCTACGTCCTGCAGGACGAGCACGGGCAGATTTCCGAGACTCATTCCATCTCCGCTGGTCTGGATTACCCTGGTGTCGGTCCGGAATTGAGTTCCTGGAAGGACAGCGAGCGTGCCAAGTTCATTGCTGCCACCGACGCCGAAGCCATGACTGGTTTCCGTGCTCTCGCTGTGCACGAAGGTATCATCCCGGCCCTCGAGTCGTCGCACGCGGTCTTTGCCGCCATGGAACTCGCCAAGACCATGAAGAAGGGCGAGAACATCGTCCTCAACCTGAGTGGTAGAGGTGACAAGGACGTACAGAGCGTTGCCGATGAGCTCCCCAGACTGGGACCGAAGATCGGCTGGGATCTGCGGTTCTAG